From Quercus lobata isolate SW786 chromosome 1, ValleyOak3.0 Primary Assembly, whole genome shotgun sequence, one genomic window encodes:
- the LOC115955640 gene encoding uncharacterized protein LOC115955640, translating into MVSWNVRGLNDFQKRLVVRNLLREWKCDVICLQETKIASIDRQLVCSIWGCLYVDWVALDADQTAGGVLIMWDRRVLEKLEVLDELVGIQQYWNIHWCCFGDFNIVRFPSERRGASRLTPAMEKFSEFIEDLNLIDLSLEGGSYTWSSGTNQPSMSRIDRALVSHDWKQHFQDVTQWILPRSVLDHFPILLEAGGMARGKSPFRFENMWLKSDGFVDRVDS; encoded by the exons ATGGTTTCATGGAATGTTAGAGGTTTGAATGACTTCCAGAAACGTCTGGTAGTGAGAAACTTGTTACGTGAGTGGAAGTGTGATGTTATATGCCTTCAAGAAACAAAGATTGCTAGCATAGATAGGCAGCTGGTTTGCAGTATTTGGGGCTGTTTGTATGTGGATTGGGTGGCTTTAGATGCTGATCAGACAGCTGGTGGGGTCTTGATTATGTGGGATAGGAGGGTTTTAGAAAAATTGGAAGTACTG GATGAGTTGGTGGGTATTCAGCAGTATTGGAATATTCATTGGTGTtgttttggggattttaataTTGTTCGTTTTCCTAGTGAACGGAGGGGTGCATCTAGGCTTACTCCGGCTATGGaaaaattttctgaatttattgaAGATTTAAACTTGATAGATTTGTCGTTGGAGGGAGGGAGTTATACTTGGTCTAGTGGTACCAACCAACCATCCATGTCTAGGATTGATAGGGCTCTAGTGTCACATGATTGGAAGCAACACTTTCAGGATGTGACCCAATGGATTCTACCACGATCAGTTTTAGATCATTTCCCAATTCTCCTAGAGGCAGGGGGTATGGCGAGGGGAAAAAGTCCCTTCcggtttgagaatatgtggttgaAGTCAGACGGGTTTGTTGATAGAGTAGACTCATGA